The following are from one region of the Gossypium hirsutum isolate 1008001.06 chromosome D03, Gossypium_hirsutum_v2.1, whole genome shotgun sequence genome:
- the LOC107949510 gene encoding iron-sulfur cluster assembly protein 1: protein MLRMVSKKLLGIPSPSPPLQTLPRLYHQNVIDHYNNPRNVGSFDKNDPNVGTGLVGAPACGDVMKLQIKIDEDSGKIVDACFKTFGCGSAIASSSVATEWVKGKSMDEVLTIKNTEIAKHLSLPPVKLHCSMLAEDAIKAAVKDAEAKRGKMNGNSKAADA from the exons ATGTTGAGGATGGTGTCGAAGAAGCTGCTCGGGATTCCCTCCCCATCGCCTCCCCTACAGACTCTGCCACGTCTTTACCACCAGAATGTCATCGATCACTACAACAATCCTCGTAACGTCGGTTCCTTCGACAAGAACGACCCCAACGTTGGTACCGGCCTGGTCGGCGCTCCTGCTTGCGGTGATGTTATGAAGTTGCAAATCAAAATCGACGAGGATTCGGGCAAAATCGTTGATGCTTGCTTTAAAACCTTCGGTTGTGGCTCGGCCATTGCCTCTTCTTCTGTTG CTACTGAATGGGTGAAAGGGAAAAGCATGGACGAAGTGCTTACTATTAAAAACAC GGAGATCGCGAAACATCTATCACTTCCCCCAGTTAAGCTGCACTGCAGTATGCTTGCTGAAGATGCAATTAAGGCAGCTGTGAAAGATGCTGAAGCTAAACGTGGCAAAATGAATGGTAATTCCAAGGCTGCTGATGCCTGA
- the LOC107949477 gene encoding uncharacterized protein: MAPTPLLNMLTKNKLNENSYKKWKRNLITVLSNEKLKTVLDNQCLPTTQAEARKRWKKSDEIGRCYMRASMTSTLYKQLESCKTAKAILDKLEDMFEGQAILARSFAITSLMNAQQNPNTLVKDHMTTLTGYFVEVAEMRPI; the protein is encoded by the coding sequence atggcaccaaCTCCTTTATTGAACATGCTCACTAAAAACAAACTGAACGAAAATagctataagaaatggaaaaggaacCTGATAACTGTCCTGAGCAATGAGAAACTTAAAACAGTTCTTGATAATCAATGCCTACCAACCACTCAAGCTGAGGCTAGAAAACGTTGGAAAAAGTCTGATGAGATAGGTCGTTGCTATATGCGGGCAAGCATGACCAGTACTCTATATAAGCAATTGGAGAGTTGTAAGACTGCTAAAGCAATTCTagataagctagaagacatgttTGAAGGCCAAGCTATCTTGGCTCGATCGTTTGCCATAACTAGCTTGATGAATGCCCAACAAAATCCTAACACTCTGGTCAAAGACCATATGACCACTCTTACGGGATACTTTGTCGAGGTTGCAGAGATGAGGCCAATCTAG